GGTAAACCGATCGGTTTTCATCTGACAACCCCCAGCGGTAACCTCAAGGCATGACCACGACAGCGACAGCCTCCACACGGGAGCGGCTGCTCGACGCCGCGGCCGAGCTCTTCTACCGCGAGGGCGTCGGCATCGGCGTCGAGGCGCTCTGCAGGACGGCCGGGGTCTCCAAGCGGTCCATGTACCAGCTGTTCGACAGCAAGGACGCGGTCCTCGCCGCCGTCCTGCAGCGGCGCGCCGCTTCGACCGAGGCGCTGCTCCTCCCCCCGGAGGACGACGGGCGGCCGCCCCGCTCGCGGATCCTGCATGTCTTCGAACAGCTGGAGGCGGCGTCGGTGAAGCCCGGCTACCGGGGCTGCCCGTTCCTCGCCACGGAGGTCGAGCTCAAGAACCCCGAGCATCCGGCGAGCCGGGTCGCCCGCGGGGCCAAGCAGTCCCTCACCGACTTCTTCCGCACGGAAGGGGAACGCGGCGGCGCGCACGATCCCGCACTGCTGGCACGGCAGTTGACCCTGGTCTTCGACGGCGCGAGCGCTCGCGCCGGGGTCGGCGACGAGATCCTCGACGGGCTCACCACAGCGACCGTCGGCACACTCCTCGACGCGGCAGGACTGAGTGGTCCGGAAGCCCGCTGAAGGGGGCCGGGCCACCCCCTAAGCGGTGTCCGCAGGGCGCACGATGCCAAGCAGCACCTGCACAAGCTCGTCGACGACCTGATCGAGCGTCGCGTCCACCCAGCCGGCCCTCCAGTCGTGCAGCAGACCGTTCACGCTTCCGATGAAGGCCGCCGCAGCGATGCGATAGTCGCGCGGCGCCGCCTCCCCGCGCTCGGCCGCCGCTGCCGCCTCCGCGCAGATGAGATCCACCCAGCGGGAGCGGCGGGCCAGACGCTGCTCCTCCAGCCGTGCACTGACGCCGATGATCTCGACGAACGTGATGCGTATACGACGCGGGTCGCCGGTGACGTTGGCGGCATAGGCGCGGAAGGTCGCCGCGGCCCGTTCCGCGATCGGCAGCCCGTCGGCCCCTGCGAGCGCGGCCAGGGAGGCCGCCTCCGCCCAGTCGTTGACCTGCAGATGCAGAGCGGCAAGCACGTCCTCGAGGGTGCGGAACTCCTCGTAGAACTGACGGGTGGACAGTCCCGCGGCCTCACTCAGCGCCGCCACGGTCGTTGCACGGTAACCAGGGCTGTCACCGAAGAGCTGGAGCCCTGCGTCGAGGAACCGCTGACGCCGCTCGGCCTGCCGCTCCTCGGCTGACCTGCCCGCGTAACGGCCGGTCGGTTTTGCGAGCCTGCCCGCCACTGCCCCTCCCTCGTCGCTACGGCCATTTTCCCGTGTCGTGAGTCTTGTGGAGCGCCCCGGCTGTCGTTACTTTCCAGTAGCCCAATCTGAACGGGACCGTATTCAGAGTGGGAATGTCGCACAACTCGCCGCACTCCAGAGCCACTTCCGCACCACGAGCCCGGACTCGCCCCCCACGGAAGGAACAACGATGTCCCTCCCCCAGCACCGTCCGCCCCTGCGCGCGCTCAGTGTTCTCGCCACAGCTCTGACCATCGCCGTCGCAGGTTCGTCAGCCGCGGCCGCCCCGCCCACCGCGCCTCGGACAACGCCCGGAAGCGCCGCACAGGGCGCCACCGCCCGCCTCAAGGAGGTGATGTTCGTGGGCAACAACTGGGACGGCACCGCCGACGTCATCGCCTCCAGCGGCGACTTCGCCAGGATCGGCCGCGTCAACGTCATCCCGGACAAGGCCGAGCGACTCGCGGAGATCTACCTCAACCCGGTCAAGCTCATCTATTTTCTCGGCATCCGCAACGGCCCCGGCGAGGGACACGACCAGTTCGTCGACGACATGTACTCCACGCCCGACGGCTCGGCCATGGTCGTCTCCCGCCCGAGTTTCGCCGACGTCGTGTCGATCGATCTCGCCACCGGCCGGATCAACTGGCGTTTCCCCGTGTCCGGTTACCGCTCCGACCACATGGCGGTCTCCCCCGACGGCACCCGCGTCGCCGTCTCGGCCTCGACCTCCAACACCGTGCATGTGCTCGACATCCGGACCGGCAAGCAGCTCGGGTCGTTCAAGACCGGGGACAAGCCGCACGAGAACGTCTTCACCGACGGCGGCAAGTACCTGTGGAACATGTCGATCGGCGAGGTCAACACCGCCCTCGACGCCCCCGCGTGGGACTGGACGAAGGGCGACCGCCGCATCACCGTGGTCGACGCCACCACCTTCAAGGAGGTCAAGGTCATCGACATGCGCGAGCGGCTCGACGCCTTCGGACGCAAGGACCTGTCCGACGCGGTCCGGCCCGTCGCTTTCACACCGGACGCTTCCAAGCTCTACTTCCAGGTCTCCTTCTTCAACGGCTTCCTCGAGTACGACGTCGCCTCCGACCGGATCACCCGGGCGAAGACGCTGCCGAAGAACCCCGCGACCAGCGAGGACCGTACGACATGGGTCAACGACTCACGCCACCACGGCATGTCGGTGAACTCCGCGGGCGACAAGCTGTGCATCGCCGGGACGATGGACGACTACGCGACGATCGTCGACCGCGCATCGCTCCAGGAAGGGCCGCTGGTGGAGGCCTCGAAGCCGTACTGGGCGACCGTCAGCGGCGACGGCACTTTCTGCGTCATCTCCGAGAGCGGCGCCGACCGCGTCACCGCGATCAGCTTCGCCACCGGCAGGAAGGTCGCCTCCGTGGCGGTCGGCGACCACCCCCAGCGCGTACGGATCGCCCATGTGGCAGCCGACTGGAGCGGCGCTGCCGCCGACTGATCGCGCGCGATCACGAGACCCGGCGGGGCGCCTCGCCGTCACCGACGGGCGTGAGTTAACTGGGGCAGAAGGCCGGATCCGGGCATTCGGTACGCCGGCGCTTCCCCGAGGAGAGTCATGCCTTCGAATCAACGCCTGACGGGGACCACGGCGGGGCGGGTACTGCGGACCCCGAAGATCTGGGTGCTGCCCACGGTCATCGTGGGAGTGGTGGCTCTGCTGCTCTCCCTCGTCTACCTGGGCGGCATTCTCACCCCGCGCGATGACTTGCAGCGCATGCCGATCGGGCTGGTCAATGCCGACCGGGGTGCCGTGGTGACGGGACAGCGGGTGAATCTGGGTGCTCAGATCACTCAGAGCATCAACACCTCGCCCGACCCCAAGGACCAGGTCGCCTGGCGGGTGCTGGACCCGGCCGCGGCCAGAGACGGTCTGGCTTCGGGCAAGTTGTACGGCGTCCTCGAGGTGCCGCAGGACTTCTCAGCCTCGGTGGCGGCGCTGGAGGCCTCGGGACAGCGGGCACCGGACAGGCCGACGATGACCATGCTGACCAATCCCGGGGCCGGCAGTCTGGCCTCGTCCCTGGCCGCCTCGATCGCCCAACAGGCAGCGCACTCGGCCTCGACGCAACTGGGCCGCTCCCTCACCGACCGCCTCCAGGCCCAGGGCGGCGAAGTGACCAACGCCGAGCGGCTCCTGCTCGCCGACCCGATCACGGTCGAGGTGACCGTCGGCCATCCGATCGGCGCGCGCAGCGGCCTCGGGCTGACCGCGTTCTACTACACACTGCTGCTGGTACTGGTCGGCTTTCTGGGCGGCAACGTCATCAGCAACAGCGTCGACGTGGGCCTCGGTTACGCGGCAAGCGAGATCGGCCCCCTGCGCAGACAGCTGCCCACGGTGCCCATCTCGCGCACCCAGACGCTCATGGTCACCTGTGCCATGTCGGTCGCCCTGTCAGTGCTGACATCCACCCTGATCCTCCTCGCCAGTGTCGCGATCCTGGGCATGGACGCCACCCACATCCCGCTGCTGTGGGTCTTCTCGGTGGGCGCATCGGCCACGGTGGGCGTCGGCGTCCAGGCCATCAACGCCGCGTTCGGCGGGATCGGGCAGCTCGTGAGCATGTTCGTGTTCATCGCACTGTCGCTGCCCTCCTCCGGTGCCACCGTCCCGCTGGAGGCGCTTCCCGACTTCTATCGCGTGTTGTCCTACTTCGAACCGATGCGCCAGCTCACCGACGGCGTCCGCTCGATCCTGTACTTCGACGCGCGGGGCGACGCCGGCCTCACCCGGGGCTGGACCATGATGGCCATCGGCATGGCGGCCGGACTGCTCTTCGGCTTCGCGATGACCACGTACTACGACCGCAAGGGGCTGCACCGCATCGTGCCCGAACACGCGGAGCAGCCCACGCCGGCCGCTAGTTGATCTCGATGAGCAGATCGCCCGCCTCGACCTGCTGGATCTTGCCGATCGCGAGCCGTCCGACCGTGCCGGCGCGCTGCGCGGTGATGGACGCCTCCATCTTCATCGCCTCGATGGTGGCCACCGTCTCGCCCGCGGACACCGAGGCGCCCTCGTCCACCTGCAGCGTGACCACACCCGCGAACGGCGCGGCGACATGACGGTCGTTGCCCCGCTCGGCCTTCTCCGCCGCCTTGACCTCCGTGGCGATGGACCTGTCCCGCACCGACACCGGTCGCAGCTGCCCGTTGAGCGTGGTCAGCACCGTACGGATGCCCCGCTCGTCCGCCTCGGAAATGGCCTCCAGCTCGATCAGCAGCGTGACGCCGGGCTCGAGGGTGACCGTGTGCTCGGTCTCGGGTTCCAGGCCGTAGAAGAAGTCCTGCGTCGGCAGTACGGAGGTGTCGCCGTAGGCTTCGCGATGGGCGTCGAGCTCCTTGGTGGGGCCGGGGAACAGCAGCCTGTTCAGCGTCGGCCGGGGCGCTTGAAGCAGACCGCGCAGGTCCTCGTCCGACAGCGTCGGCAGCGCCGCCCGCGGCGGGCGGCCCTGCAGCGCGCGGGTGCGGAACGGCTCGGGCCAGCCGCCGGGCGGGTCGCCCAACTCGCCGCGCAGGAAGCCGATCACCGAGTCCGGCACATCGAACTTGCCCGGGTCGGACTCGAAGTCGGCGGCCTCGACCCCGGCGCCGACCAGATGCAGCGCGAGGTCTCCCACGACCTTCGACGAGGGCGTCACCTTCACCAGCCGGCCCAGCATCCGGTCCGCCGCCGCGTAGCAGTCCTCGATCAGCTCGAAGCGGTCGCCCAGGCCGAGCGCGATGGCCTGCTGGCGCAGGTTCGACAGCTGTCCGCCGGGGATCTCATGGTGGTAGATGCGCCCCGTCGGCGAGGCGAGACCGGACTCGAAGGGCGCGTAGACCTTCCGCGTCGCCTCCCAGTACGGCTCCAGATCCCCAACGGCCTGCAGCGACAGACCGGTTGCCCGCTCCGTGTGGTCGGTGGCGGCCACCAGCGCGGACAGCGGCGGCTGGCTGGTGGTGCCCGCCATCGAGGCGACCGCGGCGTCGACCGCGTCGACACCCGCGTCGATCGCGGCCATCAGCGTGGCCATCTGTCCGCCCGCCGTGTCGTGGGTGTGCAGATGCACCGGAAGGTCGAACCGCTCCCGCAGCGCCGTCACCAGCGTGCGGGCGGCGGGCGGGCGCAGCAGCCCGGCCATGTCCTTGATCGCCAGCACATGCGCACCGGCTTCGACGATCTGCTCGGCCAGGCGCAGGTAGTAGTCCAGCGTGTAGAGCGGCTCGGCCGGGTCCGACAGGTCCGCGGTGTAGCAGAGGGCGACCTCGGCCAGTGCCGTGCCGGTGGCGCGTACCGCGTCGATCGCCGGACGCATCTGTGAGACGTCGTTGAGTGCGTCGAAGATACGGAAGATGTCCATGCCCGTGGCCGCGGCCTCGGCGACGAACGCTTCCGTCACCTTTGTCGGATAGGGCGTGTAGCCGACGGTGTTGCGCCCTCGCAGCAGCATCTGGGTGCAGACGTTGGGTACGGCCTCCCGCAGCGCCGCGAGTCGTTCCCAAGGGTCCTCGGCGAGGAACCGCAGCGCCACGTCGTAGGTCGCACCGCCCCAGCACTCCAGGCTCAGCAGCTGCGGCGCCGTGTGCGCGACGTGCGGGGCCACGGCCAGCAGGTCCCGCGTCCGCACGCGGGTCGCGAGCAGCGACTGGTGCGCGTCACGGAAGGTGGTGTCGGTGACGGCCACTGCCGACTGGCGGCGCAGTCCGGCGGCGAAGGCGTCCGGCCCCAGGGCCGCCAGGCGCTGGCGGGAACCGTCGGGCGGCGGCGTACCGATCGGGATGGAGGGCAGTTTGTCGCTGGGGTTGATGACGTGCGGTCGGCGCCCGTGGGGACGGTTGACGGTCGTCTCGGCGAGGTAGCTGAGCATGCGGCTGCCGCGGTCGGCCGACGGGCGGGCCCGCATCAGCTCCGGATGCTCGTCGATGAAGCTGGTCGTGATGCGTCCGGCGCGGAATTCGGGGTGGTCGAGCACGGCGCCGAGGAAGGGCAGGTTGGTCGCCACTCCGCGGATGCGGAACTCGGCGATCGCGCGGCGCGCGCGACGGGCGGCGTTGGCGAAGTCGTGCCCGTGGCAGGTGAGTTTGACGAGCATCGAGTCGAAGTGCGCGGACACCTCGGCGCCGGTGTGCACCGTGCCGCCGTCGAGCCGGACGCCCGGCCCGCCGGGTGAGCGGTAGGCGGAGATGGTGCCGACGTCGGGCCGGAAGCCGTTGGCGGGGTCCTCGGTGGTGATTCGGCACTGGAGTGCGGTGCCGTTCAGGACGATGTCGTCCTGCGTCAGGCGCAGTTCGGGAAGAGTCATCCCGGCGGCGATGCGCAGTTGCGCGATCACCAGGTCCCGGCCGGTGACCTGCTCGGTCACCGTGTGCTCCACCTGGATGCGCGGGTTCATCTCGATGAAGACGTGGCTGCCGCGCTCGTCGACGAGGAACTCCACGGTGCCGGCGTTCACGTAACCGATGTGGCGGGCGAACGCGACGGCGTCGGCGCAGATCCGCTCGCGCAGCTCCGGGTCCAGATTGGGCGCGGGCGCGATCTCGACGACCTTCTGGTGACGTCGCTGCACCGAGCAGTCGCGCTCGTACAGGTGCACGACGCTGCCGTCGGCGTCGGCGAGGATCTGCACCTCGATGTGGCGCGGGTTCACCACGGCCTGCTCGAGGAAGACCGTCCCATCGCCGAAGGCGGACTGCGCCTCGCGCATCGCGGCGTCGATCGACTCCCGCAGTTCGCCTCGTTCGGCCACCCGGCGCATGCCCCGCCCGCCACCACCGGCGACGGCTTTGACGAACAGCGGGAAGCCGATGTCGTCGGCGTCGGCGAGGAGCGCGTCCACGTCCGTGGAGGGCTGCGACGACTTGAGTACGGGAACACCGGCTTCCCGTGCCGCCGCGATCGCGCGGGACTTGTTGCCCGTCAGGAGCAGCACCGGCGCGGGAGGTCCGACGAAGGTGATCCCGGCCTCCGCGCAGGCCGCGGCGAGGTCCGGGTTCTCCGAGAGGAACCCGTAGCCGGGGTAGATCGCGTCGGCGCCTGCCTTGCGCGCGGCCTTGATCACTTCTTCGACCGACAGGTACGCGCGTACGGGATGGCCGGGTTCACCGATCTGGTAGGCCTCGTCCGCCTTGGCCCGGTGCAATGAGTTGCGGTCCTCGTAGGGGAACACCGCCACCGTGGAGACACCCAGCTCGAACGCCGCACGGAACGCGCGGATCGCGATCTCACCGCGGTTGGCGACCAATACCTTGCCGAACATCAAACTCCCCTGTCGTGTCGCGAGCGAGCGGGCGGGCGGGCGGTGGGCGGCCTCAGGACTATCGATGCGTTGGTCACCGTACCCGGCGGTTTCGGAACTGATCGCGAACGGTTCCCACGTGTGGCCGAAGTCTCGCTCACCCGCATCAACCAGGGACTACGCCCTTGCCCCGCGCGCAAAGGGCCATGAATATGAATTGATATGGCAATCGTTGCACTGGTGGGCACGCTGGACACCAAAGGAACGGAATACGGCCGGCTGCGAGATCACTTGCACCGGCACGGCATCGAGACCATCCTCATCGACACCGGCGTCATGGGCGAGCCGGTGGTGCGCCCTGACATCACCCACGCCGAGGTGGCCCGCGCCGCCGGCACGGACCTCGTCCACCTCCAGGGGCAGGACCGAGGCGCAGCCGTCGCGGCAATGGCTCGTGGCGCGACGAACATAGCGCTGGATCTGTACGCACAGGGCCGTCTGCACGGCGTACTGGCCCTCGGCGGCAGCGGCGGAACATCGATGGCGAGCCAGGTGATGCGCGCACTGCCGCTCGGCGTGCCCAAACTGATGGTCTCCTCGATGGCTTCGGGCAATGTGGCCCCGTACGTCGGAGCCTCGGACCTCACCATGATGTACAGCGTCGTCGACATCGCGGGAGTCAACCGGATCTCCGCCCCGCTGCTCGCCAACGCCGCCGACGCCATGGCGGGAATGGCCGAGGGCTTCGCCCGCGCACCGCGAGCGGTCCGGGCAGAGGATCTCCTCGCCCGGGGCAGGCCGCTGGTGGCGGCGTCCATGGCGGGAGTGACCACTCCGGGCGTCGATGCGGCGCGCGAGCGGCTGACTCAACTCGGCTACGAAGTACTGGTGTTCCACACCAGCGGCTCCGGAGGGCGCTCGCTGGAAGCCCTGGCCGCACAGGGCCTCTTCGCCGGGGTACTGGATCTGACCCTGAGCGAACTGGCCGACGATCTCGTCGGCGGCATCCTGACCGCGGGCCCCGACCGCCTGGAGGCCGCCGGCCGCGCCGGGGTGCCTCAGGTGGTGAGCCTGGGCGCACTGGACATGGTGAAGTTCGGTCCGCTCGACACCCTCCCCGGCGAGTTCCGCGACCGTCTCGTACGCGTCCACAACCCGTCCATCACCGTCATCCGCACCACGGCGCCGGAGTGCGCCGAACTGGGGCGCCGTATCGCGGCGAAGCTCCGTACCGCGACCGGCCCCACGGCCGTCCTCGCTCCCCTGCGCGGCCTGTCGACCCTCGGGATCTCCAGCGGTCCGTACCACGACCCACAGGCCGACGCCGCGCTCGTCGCGGAACTCTGCGCGGGACTGAACGACAGCGAGGTCGAGCTCCAGACCTTCGACACCCACATCAACGACCCGGCGTTCGGGCGGGCGGCCGCCGACCGCCTCCACCGGATGATCACCGCCCAGTCGGAAACGGCGGCCGCCACGGCCTGAACGAGCCACGGCAGCAATCCCTCGCGGCGCGGGACGCGAGCGGACAGCCGGGGCGCACCGCACATCAGTACGCATCGACCCGTCGGCCCGGCTCCTCGGCGGGTTCAGACGAAGTTGACCTCGGCGCGGCGCAGCAGGGGATCGTCCTCGAACTGCCAGAGCGGTACGGCGTAGTTGCCGAAGCCGTAGCGGCCCCCGAAGTGGAGGCCGAGAACGCGATGGTCGGTGAGGTCGAAGACCGGCGAGCCGCTGTTGCCGCCCAGGGTGGAGCAGTCGTGCTTGATGACGGCCTGCTCGGGCACGAGCTCCGTGGTGGTGCCGGGCTGGAGGCGCTTGACGTTGTAGATGTCCATGAAGATCCTGCGCATCGACTCCGGTTCGTTGCGGCGGCCGTCCGCGGCGGGATAACCGACGCAGTACACCGGACGTCCGGGCAGGTCGGCGGGCGCGTCCCCGGCCACGGCCAGGGGGGTCGGCAGCGGACCGCCGGCGGCGGGAGAGACCCGCAGCAGGGCCATGTCGACGTCCCTGTGGATGCCCAGCACCTCACTGACCTCGTAGGCCGGTCCGCGGTCCTCGGGGACGGCGCCGTACTCCTCGCCCATGTCGAGTTCGGCGCTCATGCCCTCGTGGAAGGTCCAGCCGGTGCCGTCGCCGTGGGCGAACTCCGCCGCGACATGGCGGTTCGTCATGACGGCGTCCGGGCCGACGAGAAAGGCCGTGCCGATCCAGTCCAGACTGGAGTGACCGGTCACCTCGACCCGGCCGACGCGCGCGATCGACTCGCGGATCGCGGCGCGGTGGCCGTCGAGGACCGCCCAGTCGCCTTCCTGCGGGGTGAAGTCGTGGTTCTGGACGAGGATGGCCGGTCTGCCTTCGAGCAGGACGATCGCTTCCATGCCGAAGGACTCGTCGTCGCTGATCTCGTCGGCGCGCCCCTCGGCGAGCTTCTCCAGACCGACGGCGCCCGCCGACAGCACACGGTCCCGTTCCTGCCGGGCGAACCGGGAAATCTGCCCCGCGGGCAGCTCATCCGCGGGGAGTTCCTCCGACGATTCGGGGATTTCCCGTGCCAGACCGTCCCGTACCCGCTGGGCGACCTCCCGAAGGTCCCTGAAGACCTGCTCGGGGCCGGTCGCCACCGGTGACCTGCTACGGCTGCGCATATGGCTCTCCTCAGTCGCGTTGTGCCGCCTCGATCTCGGCATGGATCAGGGGGTGGTTGGCCTCCAGGTGGCGCATGACGGTGTTCATCTGGGTGCCGACGTTCACAAAGGCCGTGGTGTTGCCCTGGAACGCCACGTTCTCCACGCGTCGCGTCCCCCGGTGGAGCGCGACCACCTTCCAGTCGTCCGTGAACACGGGCGACCCGGAGGATCCGCCGCGGGTGTCCGTGAAGTAGCGGACATCGCGCTCGTCCGCTTCGTAGACGAGGTTGTTGCGCAGGGCGACGCGCTTCGGCTGTCCGCCCGGGTGCTGGATGATGTTGACGGCCACGTAGTCGCCGTTGGCGACCGCCAGCGACTTCCCCGCCAGCTTCAGTACCGGCCGGGAGGGCCCGGCGGCCAGGCGGAGGACCGCATAGTCGAGTTCCGGGTCCGCGGCGACGAGTTCCGAGAAGGGGGCCTCCTCCGTCTCCACCTCGTCCGTGTCGTAGTCGAACCGGGCGCGGGTGTGCTGTGCCTGGAGGCGCAGATCGCTGTCCTCGGCCACAGGACGCCCCGCGCCGGTGCCGGTCCGGGCGTTGACCACATGGTGGTTGGTGATGAGGAGGGCGGGGGCGATGAGCCATCCCGTGCCGGAGTGCGGGAAACCGTTCGGCTGCAGCGGGGCGCCGCCCTCGTAAGGCGGGACCTTGATGCGGGCGACCGACGTTCCGGCCAGATCGCCGCCCCGCAGGAAGCCGAAAGGGACAGTGTCGTCGCGATGAACGATCTCTTCCTTGATTTCCGGGACGGGCACCCCGGCCATGACATCCGGCTCGCCGCCGGCCTTCCGCGCCACATCGTCCAGGGCACGCTGGAGGACGGCGAGCGCCGCGGCCTCCGTCGTCTGGGCGACGGCGTTGCGCAGCCACAACTCCAGCGGCACGGAGCCGTCCACGAGCCGCTCCACCCGGTTCATCTCGTTCAGGTCCGAGTGCACCTGCCGTCCGGGCGCCGCGAGCAGCGGCAGTGTGCCGCGGTACTTGGGCATGATGCCGTCGAACAGCAGCGGCCGGACCGAGGGGTCGGCGAGTCCGGTCTCCAGGGCGGCATCGCGCACCCGCAGGATCTCGTCCGGCGAGAGGTAGGCATTCACGGGCGATCAGGCCGCGGGGGGCCGTTCCCTTCGCTGCCCGGGACCCGCTCGGCCGCTGCGGCGGTGCGGGGCCGCTTCGCCGGACGCCCGCCCGCGCCCGCGCGCATCGCGGCGGCCACCCCGGCCGCGATCTCACCGCTCTCGTCGGTGACGGTCAGCAGCCGCCGGGCGAGTTCGTCGAGGGTGCCGCGGTCGCGGGCCAGGCGCAGGATCCCGGTGATGCTGGAGGGCGCGGCTCCCGCCTGCTGCCGGGCCGGTCCGGCAGCCTCGTCCAGGATCTCCATCAGGGCGCCGAGCAGCCCCGGCCGGTGTGCGACCGCACGGCGCATCGCCTCGCCGAGGATGTCCAGCGCCTCGTCGTCGGCCGGCAGCCCCACGACGTCCAGCGCGTGGTCGAGCACCTCGGGATCCTGTGCGTAGATCTGCGACGCGACGGCGCGTACGAGAACGGGCTGGTCGACGAGGACGGCATCGGGCAACAACCGCAGCCGCAGGGCGAGTTGGCTGTCGACCTCGGGATCCGGGACGTCGGCTCCGGCGACCAGCCGGGCACGCGCCAGCAGCGCGCCCATCGCTTCGAGATCCTGCCCGAGCCCGACCGCGACGTCCTCGGCCAGGCGCAGCTCGCGCCCGGCACTCTCCAGATTTCCGGCCTCCTCCGCGAGCCGGGCAGAGAGCAGCAGCAGTTCCAGCTGCCGCTCGGCGCATCCCGCGCCCTCCGCGCGGCCGGTGGCTTCCGACACCGCTGTGCGGGCCTCCTCCCCTCGCCCGAGCCGGTTCAACGTCTCGGCCAGCAGGGAGTGCAGAGGGCTGCACGGAGCCCAGGGCCGGCGCTCCCCGAGCCGGTCGAACGCCGCTTCGGTGAAGCCCTGCGCGAGCATGTCCTCGACCTCGCGGGCGGCGAGCCGCTCCCAGTCCTCCTGGTCGGCGCCCGCCATGACCTGGTCGGCAGCCCCTCCGCCGAGATTGGCGCCGAGCAGGGCCGCGGCCCTGGGGCTCATCTCCTGCTGCGCCCCGACCAGGAACCGCTCGACCCCGGGCAGCCAGCGCTCCTGCACCGAGCGCGGGTTCTCGTTGAGCCGCAGCCGGTGGTAGATCTCCTCGGCGCGCGCCTCCAGCCCGCCCCGCCCGGCGTAGTACTCGACCGCGCGCCGCTCGACGGTACGCATCACGTCGGTGCGGTCGCTCCCCGGCAGCCGCAGCATGATGGCGCGTACGTCGGCGCGGTGCCGCACGGCCTCGGGTCCGGCCGGCTCCACCAGGTCGAGGCGGGAGAGCTCGTCGAAGAGGAGGCGCGCGTCGTCGAGGGTCTCCACCCGCAGACCGCAGGATTCGGCGAGGACATCCTTGATGATCTCGGGAGTGATGACGCGGAGCACCAGTCCGGGATGGGCGAGGCGGCGTACGTCCTCGTTGGCGAGGTGGTTGAGGATGCGGTCGTACAGGATGCCCTGGACGAGCATCTGGTCGACGCGGCGGAAGAAGTGGTGGCGCCGGGCGGGCAGGCTGCGGATGAGATCGCCCATGCGGTCGGCCTCGCCGCCGGCGAGGGTGGCGGCCCGTGCGGCGAGTTTCAGGCTGAGCGGGTGGCCGCCG
The Streptomyces lunaelactis genome window above contains:
- a CDS encoding TetR/AcrR family transcriptional regulator, with the translated sequence MTTTATASTRERLLDAAAELFYREGVGIGVEALCRTAGVSKRSMYQLFDSKDAVLAAVLQRRAASTEALLLPPEDDGRPPRSRILHVFEQLEAASVKPGYRGCPFLATEVELKNPEHPASRVARGAKQSLTDFFRTEGERGGAHDPALLARQLTLVFDGASARAGVGDEILDGLTTATVGTLLDAAGLSGPEAR
- a CDS encoding TetR/AcrR family transcriptional regulator, coding for MAGRLAKPTGRYAGRSAEERQAERRQRFLDAGLQLFGDSPGYRATTVAALSEAAGLSTRQFYEEFRTLEDVLAALHLQVNDWAEAASLAALAGADGLPIAERAAATFRAYAANVTGDPRRIRITFVEIIGVSARLEEQRLARRSRWVDLICAEAAAAAERGEAAPRDYRIAAAAFIGSVNGLLHDWRAGWVDATLDQVVDELVQVLLGIVRPADTA
- a CDS encoding YncE family protein, giving the protein MSLPQHRPPLRALSVLATALTIAVAGSSAAAAPPTAPRTTPGSAAQGATARLKEVMFVGNNWDGTADVIASSGDFARIGRVNVIPDKAERLAEIYLNPVKLIYFLGIRNGPGEGHDQFVDDMYSTPDGSAMVVSRPSFADVVSIDLATGRINWRFPVSGYRSDHMAVSPDGTRVAVSASTSNTVHVLDIRTGKQLGSFKTGDKPHENVFTDGGKYLWNMSIGEVNTALDAPAWDWTKGDRRITVVDATTFKEVKVIDMRERLDAFGRKDLSDAVRPVAFTPDASKLYFQVSFFNGFLEYDVASDRITRAKTLPKNPATSEDRTTWVNDSRHHGMSVNSAGDKLCIAGTMDDYATIVDRASLQEGPLVEASKPYWATVSGDGTFCVISESGADRVTAISFATGRKVASVAVGDHPQRVRIAHVAADWSGAAAD
- a CDS encoding YhgE/Pip domain-containing protein, producing MPSNQRLTGTTAGRVLRTPKIWVLPTVIVGVVALLLSLVYLGGILTPRDDLQRMPIGLVNADRGAVVTGQRVNLGAQITQSINTSPDPKDQVAWRVLDPAAARDGLASGKLYGVLEVPQDFSASVAALEASGQRAPDRPTMTMLTNPGAGSLASSLAASIAQQAAHSASTQLGRSLTDRLQAQGGEVTNAERLLLADPITVEVTVGHPIGARSGLGLTAFYYTLLLVLVGFLGGNVISNSVDVGLGYAASEIGPLRRQLPTVPISRTQTLMVTCAMSVALSVLTSTLILLASVAILGMDATHIPLLWVFSVGASATVGVGVQAINAAFGGIGQLVSMFVFIALSLPSSGATVPLEALPDFYRVLSYFEPMRQLTDGVRSILYFDARGDAGLTRGWTMMAIGMAAGLLFGFAMTTYYDRKGLHRIVPEHAEQPTPAAS
- a CDS encoding pyruvate carboxylase, whose translation is MFGKVLVANRGEIAIRAFRAAFELGVSTVAVFPYEDRNSLHRAKADEAYQIGEPGHPVRAYLSVEEVIKAARKAGADAIYPGYGFLSENPDLAAACAEAGITFVGPPAPVLLLTGNKSRAIAAAREAGVPVLKSSQPSTDVDALLADADDIGFPLFVKAVAGGGGRGMRRVAERGELRESIDAAMREAQSAFGDGTVFLEQAVVNPRHIEVQILADADGSVVHLYERDCSVQRRHQKVVEIAPAPNLDPELRERICADAVAFARHIGYVNAGTVEFLVDERGSHVFIEMNPRIQVEHTVTEQVTGRDLVIAQLRIAAGMTLPELRLTQDDIVLNGTALQCRITTEDPANGFRPDVGTISAYRSPGGPGVRLDGGTVHTGAEVSAHFDSMLVKLTCHGHDFANAARRARRAIAEFRIRGVATNLPFLGAVLDHPEFRAGRITTSFIDEHPELMRARPSADRGSRMLSYLAETTVNRPHGRRPHVINPSDKLPSIPIGTPPPDGSRQRLAALGPDAFAAGLRRQSAVAVTDTTFRDAHQSLLATRVRTRDLLAVAPHVAHTAPQLLSLECWGGATYDVALRFLAEDPWERLAALREAVPNVCTQMLLRGRNTVGYTPYPTKVTEAFVAEAAATGMDIFRIFDALNDVSQMRPAIDAVRATGTALAEVALCYTADLSDPAEPLYTLDYYLRLAEQIVEAGAHVLAIKDMAGLLRPPAARTLVTALRERFDLPVHLHTHDTAGGQMATLMAAIDAGVDAVDAAVASMAGTTSQPPLSALVAATDHTERATGLSLQAVGDLEPYWEATRKVYAPFESGLASPTGRIYHHEIPGGQLSNLRQQAIALGLGDRFELIEDCYAAADRMLGRLVKVTPSSKVVGDLALHLVGAGVEAADFESDPGKFDVPDSVIGFLRGELGDPPGGWPEPFRTRALQGRPPRAALPTLSDEDLRGLLQAPRPTLNRLLFPGPTKELDAHREAYGDTSVLPTQDFFYGLEPETEHTVTLEPGVTLLIELEAISEADERGIRTVLTTLNGQLRPVSVRDRSIATEVKAAEKAERGNDRHVAAPFAGVVTLQVDEGASVSAGETVATIEAMKMEASITAQRAGTVGRLAIGKIQQVEAGDLLIEIN
- a CDS encoding Tm-1-like ATP-binding domain-containing protein, which encodes MAIVALVGTLDTKGTEYGRLRDHLHRHGIETILIDTGVMGEPVVRPDITHAEVARAAGTDLVHLQGQDRGAAVAAMARGATNIALDLYAQGRLHGVLALGGSGGTSMASQVMRALPLGVPKLMVSSMASGNVAPYVGASDLTMMYSVVDIAGVNRISAPLLANAADAMAGMAEGFARAPRAVRAEDLLARGRPLVAASMAGVTTPGVDAARERLTQLGYEVLVFHTSGSGGRSLEALAAQGLFAGVLDLTLSELADDLVGGILTAGPDRLEAAGRAGVPQVVSLGALDMVKFGPLDTLPGEFRDRLVRVHNPSITVIRTTAPECAELGRRIAAKLRTATGPTAVLAPLRGLSTLGISSGPYHDPQADAALVAELCAGLNDSEVELQTFDTHINDPAFGRAAADRLHRMITAQSETAAATA